The Sulfolobus acidocaldarius DSM 639 genome has a window encoding:
- a CDS encoding NAD(P)/FAD-dependent oxidoreductase yields MRVVILGGGFAGLSALKTYRNSILIDEKDYFVLTHRLVDVVRTGNPEIAKLPYRKVLRATVKSVDFKEKKVITTEGTIPYDKLIITLGYSQRLIPGSEKLENIEDALRIREKLRKAKKVAVLGGGALSVELAGYARELGKEVYLVEERDKLLGFMSKDSSEYAKRRLEEMGVNLYLKTKVEGIDNGTLVTTNGNLKADLVISGVGFKGPEIISRLGLTNVNSRMLVNEYLRSEDFEDVYGAGDCATTKSFIPMSAQVAVQAGERAMLNAIGNEDKFRYKQLAVIVKIGSESFGDFMGRFVRGDMAELAKKFGIFRAIRLIN; encoded by the coding sequence ATGAGAGTTGTCATCCTAGGGGGAGGTTTTGCTGGTCTTTCTGCGTTGAAGACTTACAGAAATTCAATTTTAATTGACGAAAAGGACTACTTTGTATTAACCCACAGACTAGTTGATGTAGTCAGGACTGGAAACCCTGAAATAGCTAAGTTGCCCTACAGAAAAGTGTTAAGGGCTACGGTTAAAAGCGTTGACTTCAAGGAGAAAAAAGTGATTACTACTGAAGGGACCATACCATACGATAAGCTGATTATAACCTTGGGCTATTCACAAAGGCTCATACCTGGTTCAGAGAAGTTAGAAAACATAGAGGACGCATTAAGAATAAGAGAGAAGTTAAGAAAGGCGAAAAAAGTGGCAGTACTTGGAGGAGGTGCTCTTTCTGTTGAACTTGCAGGTTATGCTAGAGAGCTAGGAAAGGAAGTTTACCTAGTGGAGGAAAGGGATAAGTTATTAGGATTCATGAGTAAGGACTCCTCTGAGTACGCAAAAAGAAGGTTGGAGGAAATGGGGGTTAATTTATATCTGAAAACGAAGGTTGAGGGAATTGACAATGGTACCTTAGTCACTACTAACGGTAATTTAAAAGCAGATTTAGTAATATCAGGTGTCGGATTTAAGGGACCTGAAATAATAAGCAGATTGGGGCTAACGAACGTCAACAGCAGAATGCTAGTTAATGAATATCTGAGGTCTGAGGACTTTGAGGATGTTTATGGGGCTGGTGATTGTGCAACTACAAAAAGTTTCATACCTATGTCAGCTCAAGTTGCAGTCCAAGCAGGAGAGAGAGCCATGCTGAATGCAATTGGTAACGAGGATAAATTCAGGTACAAACAGTTAGCAGTTATTGTGAAAATTGGAAGTGAGTCCTTTGGAGATTTTATGGGAAGGTTCGTCAGAGGAGATATGGCTGAATTAGCTAAAAAGTTTGGTATATTTAGGGCTATAAGACTAATTAACTAG